The following coding sequences are from one Nonlabens arenilitoris window:
- a CDS encoding SDR family oxidoreductase, which translates to MAKTIVLTGAGGVLCSTMAIALAKQGHQIAVLDLRKEAAVAVAQNINDNGGNAIGVAANVLEKESLKTAKQEINSKYGKVDILINGAGGNHPKGTTSNPFFEIEDLDNQTDDFKTFFDLDPKGIEFTFNLNFLGTLIPTQVFAVDMIGRDGCSVLNISSMNAFTPLTKIPAYSGAKAAVSNFTQWLAVHFSKVGIRVNAIAPGFFLTDQNRALLTNEDGSATPRGKQIIDQTPMGRYGMPDDLISTVNWLCDDGAAFITGIVVPIDGGFSAYSGV; encoded by the coding sequence ATGGCAAAAACTATAGTTTTAACAGGTGCCGGCGGCGTTTTGTGCAGCACCATGGCAATTGCGCTTGCAAAACAAGGTCATCAAATTGCAGTATTAGATTTGAGAAAAGAAGCAGCAGTTGCTGTTGCCCAAAATATTAACGACAACGGTGGAAATGCCATAGGTGTAGCGGCAAATGTATTAGAGAAAGAATCTCTTAAAACTGCAAAGCAAGAAATCAATTCCAAATATGGAAAAGTTGACATATTAATTAATGGCGCAGGTGGTAACCATCCTAAAGGAACAACCAGCAATCCATTTTTTGAAATAGAAGATCTAGATAATCAAACTGATGATTTTAAGACTTTTTTTGATTTAGATCCCAAAGGAATCGAGTTCACATTCAACCTTAACTTTCTAGGTACACTAATACCTACTCAAGTCTTTGCAGTAGATATGATAGGTCGTGATGGTTGTAGCGTGCTCAATATTTCATCTATGAATGCATTTACGCCATTAACTAAAATCCCAGCATACAGCGGTGCAAAAGCTGCTGTTTCTAATTTTACACAATGGCTAGCCGTACATTTTTCTAAAGTAGGTATACGTGTTAATGCAATCGCACCAGGATTTTTCCTTACTGATCAAAATCGTGCGTTGTTGACTAATGAAGATGGATCTGCAACGCCTCGTGGTAAGCAAATTATCGATCAGACGCCTATGGGACGTTACGGCATGCCAGACGATCTAATAAGTACAGTGAACTGGTTATGTGATGATGGCGCCGCTTTTATCACAGGAATTGTGGTCCCTATAGATGGTGGAT